ATTGCATTTCCatcacttttttctttattttttgcttttcatatgtgaaaatttgattctttttttagcTTTATGATATATAAGTTATCATGATCTAAGGGAGTTAGGAAAATTTATTGACGTCATCAAATTTGCCACCCCAGATGAGAGAAGGACGGGCACAAACCATGGAACAATGTCTGACTCGTGAATACACAATTTCTTGCCACATGTTGCGTCGGTCCATGCATCGAGATTTTTATGAGGtccctaaactaattttatcCATTCCTtcttaattttcaataaatacacacgcacacgcacacaTCTGACCGTAGACGACAAACTCCCCGTTTTTCAGGGTTCAAGAGCCATGCTAATCGACAAGGACAATAAGCCCCAGGTATTATGTTGTGattataattcaaaattttcgacttgttgaaaaatgattttggtTGTCCTTAAAGGGGCTAAAGTTAAAGAAATGGGTAATACTacgaaaaattctaaactgaTATACCGtgacaaaattatccaaattaacTTTTGAGtaaacaaaaatctcaaattaacgCACTTGTGACTTATTTACATTCCCTTAACTTCTGTCAAATTATATTGTGAAATTGTAAAAATAGATAACACATAATAATAACTCAATTGACATAATAAGTTGATGTGAAAATCCATATttgtttgaagtaaatttattatagatgtatcaaattgaaaattttaatttttaatatatttatcacaaatatattaatttgatatttttcgtgacattaaattcttaaaagaaaagcCGAACGAAGTTAGAAACTACAAAAATTGCCcacatttatttcaattttctagaGTTCCCCCTTGTTAATCTTGACAAGTGCAGTGGGACCCGCCAAAGCTGGAACTGGTCACCGACGAAATGGTCGACAAGTTCTTCGTCAGCCTTGATGGGATCGACCCGTATTGGGTGAACCTACAGCTCCCGATCAGATCGGGCCAAACCATGGCCCGGGCGAAGCTCTGAGGGACGTCCCGGTTCTGGAGAAATGAATGGAAGTAGAACCATGGCAGGTCATGGTCTTTAATAAGAAAGAGCCACATAGCTTTTATTTCGGCTGATGAGCAAAGACTCGTTTTGTATCTTTTAAGTGTGCGCACCGTTCTATGAATCTTTCTATCTAGAGCTGCTCGCGATGACGAGCCGGATCTCTATGAAGTATGCGTGAACATCACAAtttgatttatgaaaaataagtaAGATGGACATCTCGGGCTTTTGGTTCACGAACAAAAAGGTAAAGGTACAAGGGGAAGGGAGGAGCTCGCAATCTTATAAATGTGCTAGAAACAAGAATCTGAAGCTGGGAAAGAATGAGGAATTGCTATACCATGATGATGAGTCCCCGGCGCTCCCCTGAATCCTTATCATATGGACTAAGGCCCCCGATTTTGACTAAATCTGTTCTGATGACAAATCGTGAGGATGAGAGGAGATAAACCTCCCGACTTAGAACTCCACAAGTCTTCGTCTCTCTTCGGTCTCCAGAATAGGGACGAAGCTTATGCCTCAACGGTTGATCTCACTCCAATTGTTTTGCACCATGAAAGATAATCAAAAAGGTCGAAGCACGGTCCTATAGAAATGCAGGCACGCAGAGGGCGATCCCTCTTCAATCGATGTCAGCAGATGTGACATTTGTTCGCGACAAAGTTAAGGAACCTGGAGGTGTCTCTCTCTCATTCCAACCTGTAACATTATGGAGAAGAAACACCAACATAAGACTGCAGCGagtaaatgaaaacaaaacaatttcAACCTCATTTCTGCGAAGTTTGCTGCAAATCCGAGTTGGATATCCACCAAAGATCAAAGAGATAATGAGTGTGTCTTGCCTTGAAGTAGAAGATGCACACTTGATCCATGTAGCATAGATTCCCTGATCTTTCACCCTGCGAAGGAAAACCATAGCTAATATATGAATGTGGTTGGGAAAACCATAGCTAATATATGATGTGGTTGGGAAAACCATATGCAACTACCATAGCATCTAACACAATTCATGATCGCAACACTGGCTGTATATATCCTTATACCAGAAGACCTCATTGACAGTGCTTTGAAAATTAGAGATGTACCATGTAAGAATAAGATGAGCTGTCCGTTACACATATTCATCAATGGACCATCGTCAAAGACAGCTTCTCAAGCAACAATTGATCAAACGATCCACAAAACACTGACAACATATTGTAAAGTCACAAGATGTGTCCTATTTAGTGCTAAACAAGGAAGCAGTATTTCATCATTTAAAGAGTCCTTTCCCAATAGCTACCGGGTAGCAGATCCAGGAGCCACTTTTCATGGATATGAAATGCGATATAAACAGAGACAGCACAGAATGTTCACAAAACATGACTGGCAACAAAACCCAATTTGTGGTATACATACTATGGTCCAGAAGAACAAATTCTTGAAGCTGTTAGTCTAGCACAAACggtatttttgtttctttggcaAGAATAACTTCAATTCCTTGAATTAATAGTGCCCAGCACAAAAGTAGTTGAGCAGAACTTTCTTTTGGACAAAGAACATGCGTGGTCATGTGTTAGGATATTATATCATAAAGTTATttgcatatcaaaatttcactaAAGGAGTGTGCTGCACAAGAAACCCAAAGTCCAAATATCATTATCAAGCCATAGCAAAGTAGGATGACCATTGTTAATAAGAAGCTTTTTACTCACAGGTAAATGTCATCTGTAGGAATCTCAGGAAATAGATTAATGTAGAAACGAAAGCCATCAGGGCTAACGTCCCGGCATAATAAACCTGCCAAAGAGCAAAGCAATGTAAGAATGCTTGTTGCAATAGCATGTTAGTTGTTTCAACATAATTTTTTCTCTCTAAGACCCACATACCTCGGCTCTCAGCAGTTAAGAGGTGCTCCTTGGCCATTGCTGGAGCAATTCCTAGGGTCATGGCAGCATCACCAGCACTTACACCCATCTGAAGGGCGTCAGGCCGTGTTATGAGTGATTTGATTCTAGCAAAAACCTATAAACAGCATCCCTCAGTTATTATCAGGCAAAGTAGGAGATAAGTAATTAGAGTACTATTAGTTCCATGGGTAATATAATCCAAAGAGCACATATGCCTCAGTAGTTCCTACTGTCAAAGGAAAGATACGTATCCAACCACTAACACTGCTCACGGAATGATTTGCCATAATTTGATCATTGCATATGAGCCAACTCTTGATGATGACCAAGTTTGGCAGCCTCTTGCCTCAAACTACAAAATTTTCTCTCTTAGAGTCTAGAGAGCACGAGCAAGTGGTGTATCTATGAAAACCACAGTCCATAATGCAGTTCCCAAAGCAAGACTTATATAGCAGCCACAAGCATAACAACATTTCATCTCGGCAGTGTAAACTGAATACAGATAATCGAACGCAGGACATTTCACCCCAAAGTAAACTTGATCAACGCCTTCATAGATTAGAGAGCAAGAGAAAGATACCTCTTCATCGCTGTGAGACTTATTCTGGATAACCATTACTCCACTATCAAACTTCCGAAGCATTACAGGACTGAGAGAAGGGAAAGCTCCATAAGTATATCTTAAAAATCAGACATCATCTCAAAACAAGTAATAATGACACTGACATCCCTCAAATAGATAAAGATGCCTTACACATCAAACTTCTCCCACAGAGAACATGCTCGCAACAGATCCTCAGGAGAAATCAGTTCTGTGCCCCGAGCCCGGTTAAAAAGGCagtacatgtcaattagattaaTCATTCCTCCAGACCTCTCAAGAGGAATCTTTACAAAATCTGCTAACTAAGAGCCAAAAAAGGATAATTAACCTTTTGTtaaacattttgagaaaaaagaaccaaaaaccTAAGATTATAAATACAAATAATCACACAGTACAAATAGAAGGACACAGGTAGTCCATTTTTTAGAACTCTGAACATATTAAGCAGGTATATTAGAGACATGCTTCAGTATGGAATAACTGCACAAATGCTAAAGGGAGGAAATGATGAATAATTCCACCATAAGTGCTTTGTAACAGCATGTATCTTATCGTCTACATTCTCTTGCTTTGACGTACAccctcctcttctcctctcctTCTACCCCTCTCTCCCCATGAACGAAAAGGCCAACAAGGCTATACAAAAGGAAGCAAGGACATCAGGCTCTATAAGACAGAAGGTAGAAAATGGAGCAAGTTCCTCATGAACTGGAATGCACACCCTCAGATTGCAATTCGCGATGCATACACCAGCAAACTCCTTATGgaaaaacttttaaaacaagCAGTTCAATTATTTCCCCAACTCCAGCCATTGATCATTGAGATCCCCACGTGCATAGTATAGAGATGAAACACCTCCATAATTTCTACCTTGAGGTGTATCCTTTTCAATGCTGTAACCCTTTCAAAGGGCAGTTCATCCTGTTCTCTAATATCACATCAAAAGCTCAGCCTCATACATCTATCTATAGAGAATGCTTTCTCAGGTCCCACAGCATGTCATCCTATTCCAAATTTTGGGTACATgtatgtgattttttatgagtATTCCAAAGGCACAAAGCTGAAAAGTTTATCAATGTTATCTCACTTAGATAACATCATGCTGCAGGAGAAGCTGTAGACCCGCTATGCCTATTAAATAAAACTGTTACAGAGAATAGACATCAATCTTCCCCCATACACAAGAGGATAAGCACTGAACATGCCGTTATTTAAATAATAACCATACATCAAATGCAATAATGAGATTCGACCAAGATACAACTTCAGCAGCTATTTGGCAAAAAGCATAACAGTAAAATCTCTTCCCTTGCGCTCTTGAGAGGTTCCAATTTTTGGGACGTCCACATTGCCCAAAGGCAAGGAATCAAGGGAAGAATATAAAGCTCCTACTAGTTTGAGATGTATGCACTCGCATGCTAACACTCGGATTGGATAAAATATGTACCACCATCAACtttgttctaaattttttttttttttaattaccacTGTTGTGAAAGCATTGCACTAAATAAGTATTGACCACAACCCTATTTTACACTGTCATGTTGAGACAAGACATAGAATCAACACATTTACTATGTAAAATGCCAAACAAAATCCAGAGTTCCATTTTCAAGTACTCGTCCCAAGGCCTGCTTACCAGTGCTACAGATGCAAACaatcaataagaaaaaattgcattttttaagtAAATGGCAAGAGAAGAGGACCTGCCGGGATAATTGCTGGTGATACAAAGCACCCGCCGACTCTTTTGTAACTGGAGATACAATACCAACACTCAACAACCACTCTtgcatttcttcttttgaaCCTAATTCCTCGTCATTGGATGATCCAGCTTGAGATGGGGCAGACAAAAGTTTCGACCTCATTTTCTCAGCTAGCATCACCATCTCTTTTGCTTTACTCTGCAAACACACAGCAACATTGAAATAAGAAAATGGAACCCTCAGTGTAAACTACTCATCGATAGCAGAAGAGCTATACAAGAGAACAGACAGTCATAGTTGCTGTTTGCCAAGAAATAGGACAAGTCCTTCACATCTGCCTAGGGTTTCCTCTTTCTTCAAGATTTTCGGCAGGTCCTATACAGTAGATGGATGGTAAGCTGAAAACTAAGTCTTTTCTCCTTCCCATTTTTCTCATCCCAAAGCAACGATGCCTTGTGCAAAATGTTATGCTAGTCAACAGAGGCATGAAAAAAGACAGTTCTCTCAAGTCGTTACACCTTAAGAGCAGATTAATTTCTGAAAGAAAATCCAAGTAATGTGCCAAACAAAGGACAGAGAAATCGAACTCTTTAACTGCTGCATATCCTTCTCGCCATAAGTCCAGGACAACCGCAC
This Eucalyptus grandis isolate ANBG69807.140 chromosome 7, ASM1654582v1, whole genome shotgun sequence DNA region includes the following protein-coding sequences:
- the LOC104454054 gene encoding vacuolar protein sorting-associated protein 36, producing MAGAALPKAELTTSGRPILFPNEIECSLLSNVELEPEGSPPLSSSIHLRSSFMILTTHRLIFVSDSSSAAASASAAATANAASYVPLASVAHIFSLKKSIKSMFASPRLKFQLSVGSDGRVGGPAARSLVVTLVMRGKDDVEAFVDKFRQNWGARAWEREKESESASSGSSSIVESNASSSGYDSRGMRVVGVAGILRREQEMWESTDKSLQDAFQDLNALMSKAKEMVMLAEKMRSKLLSAPSQAGSSNDEELGSKEEMQEWLLSVGIVSPVTKESAGALYHQQLSRQLADFVKIPLERSGGMINLIDMYCLFNRARGTELISPEDLLRACSLWEKFDVPVMLRKFDSGVMVIQNKSHSDEEVFARIKSLITRPDALQMGVSAGDAAMTLGIAPAMAKEHLLTAESRGLLCRDVSPDGFRFYINLFPEIPTDDIYLVKDQGIYATWIKCASSTSRLE